TGGGTAGTCAAACTATTGCATGATGCCGTTCGACTCTTGCGCAGCACAGTTGGGCGATCGTACGGTGTCGCCCAGGTCACACCGGCGCCGCCGACGGGCGGTCCGCCGATCCGTCCGCACGAGCTGACCCGCTGCCGCTCACCGTCAGAAAGGCGGCTCCGTCATGTCCTCTGTCGTGCTCACCCGAGGTCCGGCAGCGCGAAGGCGAACACTCACCGGTGGCGTGCTCGCACTGGCGCTGGCCGGCTCGGTGGTCGTGGTGCTGGCCTCGAACCAGGGCACCGCCCACGCGGTCGGACCGGTGGGGACCGTCGCGGCGTTGCCGGCGTCCGAGACCGCCGGGCGCGGCGCCACGCTGCCGTTCGTCGAGCACGAGGCCGAGAACGTCGCCACCACCGGCACGATCATCGGCTCCAACCGGGCCGAGGGCACGCTGGCCGGGGAGGCGTCCGGCCGCAAGGCGGTCACCCTCGGGGCCGGGCAGTTCGTGCAGTTCACGCTGACCGCGCCGGCCAACTCGATCGTGGCCCGGGTCAGCATCCCGGACTCCTCCACCGGCACCGGGCTGGACGGCGCGCTGAACCTCTCGATCAACGGGGCCGCGGCCGGCACCCTGCCGGTCACCTCCCGGTACGGCTGGTACTACGGCAGCTACCCGTTCACCAACGCCCCCGGCGCCGGGCACGCCCACCACTTCTACGACGAGAGCCGCAAGCTGCTCGGCCAGACGTTCCCGGCCGGCACGACGGTCCGGCTGTCGTACGGGGCGTCGAACATCCCGGCGTACACGGTGGACCTGGCCGACTTCGAGAACGTCGCGGCGCCGGCGGCCCAGCCGGTGAACTCGATCTCGATCACCGCGAACGGCGCCGACCCGACCGGCGCGGGCGACTCGGCTCCGGCCATCGACACGACCGTGGCCCAGGCCAGGGCGCAGGCGAAGACGGTCTGGATCCCGGCCGGCACGTTCACCGTCAACCGGCACATCATCCTCGACGGCGTCACCGTCGCCGGGGCCGGTCAGTGGTACTCGGTGCTGCACGGCGACGGGGTCGGCGTCTACGGAAAGTTCGTCGCCGACGGCGGCCCGAGCCAGAACGTGCACGTGTCGAACTTCGCCGTCATCGGCGAGATCAAGGAACGCAACGACGCCGCGCAGGTCAACGGCATCGGCGGGGCGCTGTCGAACTCCTCGGTCACCGGCCTGTGGATCCAGCACACCAAGGTCGGGGCCTGGATGGACGGGCCGTTCACCAACTTCACCTTCAGCGGCAACCGGGTCCTCGACCAGACCGCGGACGGGCTGAACCTGCACGACGGCATCACGAACTCCATCGTGAGCAACAACTTCATCCGCAACAGCGGCGACGACGGGCTGGCGCTGTGGGCGGAGCACAACCAGGAGAGCGGTGACTCCTTCACCCACAACACGGTGATCGCCCCGATCCTGGCCAACAACATCGCCATCTACGGCGGCAGCGGCATCACCGTCTCCAACAACGTCGTCGCCGACACCCAGACCCAGGGCGGCGGGCTGCACTTCGCCAACCGGTTCACCGCGGTGCCGGTGGCCGGGATCTTCACCGTGGCCGACAACACCGCGGTGCGGGCGGGCGTGCTCGATCCCAACTGGCAGTTCGGCGTCGGGTCGATCTGGTTCGACGGCCGGGACGGCCCGATGACCAACACGATCAACGTGTCCGGGCTGCGGCTGATCGACAACTCGTACGAGGGGATCCAGTTCATCGACTCCAGCGTCACCGGCGTGCACTTCGACGGGGTGAGCATCGAGGGCGCGGGCACGTTCGCCCTGCAACTGCAGGGGGTCGGGGCGGCCTCGTTCCGCAATGTGGTCGCGTCCGGGCTGGGCAAGACCGGGACGTACAACTGCATGGGGCCGAACGCGTTCGCGATCACCGACCTGGGCGGTAACGCGGGCTGGTCGGATGTCTACTGTGGACCGTGGCCGGACCCGGTGTACGGGACCCCGACGGTGCCGCCGACGACGCCGCCGACCGGGCCCACGCCGCCGCCCTCCACGCCGCCGCCCTCGACCCCGCCGCCGCCACCGGCGAACGGGAACCTGGCCCAGGGCAAGCCGATCACCGCGACCGGGTTCGTGGACGTGGACCGGCCGCAGAGCGCGAACGACGGCAGCACCACGACATACTGGGAGAGCACGAACAACGCGTTCCCGCAGTCGATCACGGTCGACCTGGGCGCGGCGACGTCGATCAACCACGTGACGCTGCGGCTCCCGCCGACCTGGGAGGCGCGGACCCAGACGCTGTCGGTCAGCGGCAGCACCGACGGGACCGCGTTCACCGGCATCGTCGGCTCCGGGGCGGTCCGGTTCGACCCGGCCACCGGGGACAACGCGACGCTGAGCTTCGCCGCGGTCTCGACCCGGTTCGTCCGGGTGACGATCACGGCCAACACCGGGTGGCCGGCCGGCCAGCTGGCCGAGCTCGAGGTGTACGCGGGCGGGACGGCGACGACTCCGCCTCCGCCCACCGGTGACCTGGCCCGGGGGAGGGCCGCCACGTCGAGCTCGTTCACCGACGTCGACGTGCCGGCGCGGCTGACCGACGGCGACGCGAACACCTACTGGGAGAGCGCCAACAACGTCTTCCCGCAGTTCGCGCAGGTCGACCTGGGCTCGGCGCAGTCGGTGAGCCGGCTGGTGCTCAGGCTGCCGCCGGCGGCGGCCTGGGCCGCCCGGTCCGAGACGCTCTCCGTGCTGGGCAGCCCGGACGGCACGACGTTCAGCACGGTCGCGGGGTCGGCGGCGTACCGGTTCGACCCGGCGACGGGGAACACCGTGACGATCACCTTCCCGGCGGCGTCGCGGCGGTTCGTGCGGGTGAGCATCACCGCGAACACGGGCTGGCCGGCCGGTCAGCTCTCGTCCCTGGAGGTGTACGCCTCCTGAGCGACTCCCGTCCCGGCCGGCGCCCCTCGCCGGCCGGGACGGATCGCCGTCTCAGCGCGCCCGCTTGAGCTCCGCGAACTGGGGGACGGCGGAGATCAGCTTCATCGCCTCGTACAGCTTCTCGGAGTCGGCGCCGGTGGGTTGCTCGGTCACGATCGGCCCGAAGTAGCCGGGGCCGTCGCCGAAGGCGATCACCGGGCTGCCGGACTCCTGCCCGGCCCGGCGCTGGCTCTGCTCGTGGCTGGCCTCGACGTCGGAGTCCCGGCCGGAGTCCTCGTACGCGTCGAGCAGGTCGGTCGGCAGGCCCGCGTCCGCGACGGCGCCGGCGACCAGCTCCTTGGTGAGCGTCCCGCCGTCCTCGTGCAGCCGCCGGCCGAGCGCGGTGTAGAGCGCGTCCACGGCCTCGTTGCCCTGCCGCAGCCCGGCCTCGGCCAGCACCCGGGACGCGAGCCT
The window above is part of the Mycobacteriales bacterium genome. Proteins encoded here:
- a CDS encoding discoidin domain-containing protein, which translates into the protein MLALALAGSVVVVLASNQGTAHAVGPVGTVAALPASETAGRGATLPFVEHEAENVATTGTIIGSNRAEGTLAGEASGRKAVTLGAGQFVQFTLTAPANSIVARVSIPDSSTGTGLDGALNLSINGAAAGTLPVTSRYGWYYGSYPFTNAPGAGHAHHFYDESRKLLGQTFPAGTTVRLSYGASNIPAYTVDLADFENVAAPAAQPVNSISITANGADPTGAGDSAPAIDTTVAQARAQAKTVWIPAGTFTVNRHIILDGVTVAGAGQWYSVLHGDGVGVYGKFVADGGPSQNVHVSNFAVIGEIKERNDAAQVNGIGGALSNSSVTGLWIQHTKVGAWMDGPFTNFTFSGNRVLDQTADGLNLHDGITNSIVSNNFIRNSGDDGLALWAEHNQESGDSFTHNTVIAPILANNIAIYGGSGITVSNNVVADTQTQGGGLHFANRFTAVPVAGIFTVADNTAVRAGVLDPNWQFGVGSIWFDGRDGPMTNTINVSGLRLIDNSYEGIQFIDSSVTGVHFDGVSIEGAGTFALQLQGVGAASFRNVVASGLGKTGTYNCMGPNAFAITDLGGNAGWSDVYCGPWPDPVYGTPTVPPTTPPTGPTPPPSTPPPSTPPPPPANGNLAQGKPITATGFVDVDRPQSANDGSTTTYWESTNNAFPQSITVDLGAATSINHVTLRLPPTWEARTQTLSVSGSTDGTAFTGIVGSGAVRFDPATGDNATLSFAAVSTRFVRVTITANTGWPAGQLAELEVYAGGTATTPPPPTGDLARGRAATSSSFTDVDVPARLTDGDANTYWESANNVFPQFAQVDLGSAQSVSRLVLRLPPAAAWAARSETLSVLGSPDGTTFSTVAGSAAYRFDPATGNTVTITFPAASRRFVRVSITANTGWPAGQLSSLEVYAS
- a CDS encoding DsbA family protein, translating into MTVTFWFDPTCPYTWNTGRWLRDAAAEHGDEVEWRLMSLAVLNADKDVPEQYQEGMRQSRLASRVLAEAGLRQGNEAVDALYTALGRRLHEDGGTLTKELVAGAVADAGLPTDLLDAYEDSGRDSDVEASHEQSQRRAGQESGSPVIAFGDGPGYFGPIVTEQPTGADSEKLYEAMKLISAVPQFAELKRAR